From Zavarzinella sp., one genomic window encodes:
- a CDS encoding nucleotide sugar dehydrogenase → MTTHLELLQQIQSKSIRVGVIGLGYVGLPLIRAFADAGLKTLGFDIDTRKVTALNSGQSYIRQIPDTDIQRMQSRGFEATDRYDRLGEVDVVLICVPTPLTESREPDLKYVEESTYAIAGQLRRGQLIVLESTTYPGTTRQVCQPILERTNLRAGHDFFLAFSPEREDPGNPKHGLASIPKIVGGCDLRSSELATALYQTIVPEVVTVSSAEVAEASKILENTYRAVNIALVNEMKMLYDRMDINVWEVIDAAKTKPFGFQAFYPGPGLGGHCIPIDPFYLTWLARKHGMNTRFIELAGEINTSMPEYVVAQVMDRLNDAGKALKGSKIMLLGMAYKKNVDDPRESPGFELMNLLLKKGAKVQYHDPYIPVLPKMRRWPHLRMESSPYQREILAAQDAVIVVTDHSDIDYQLLCDAAPLVIDTRNATKSCQHHNNVFRA, encoded by the coding sequence ATGACAACACACCTTGAGTTACTCCAACAGATACAATCCAAATCAATCCGCGTGGGTGTAATTGGCCTCGGTTACGTGGGGCTGCCACTGATTCGTGCTTTTGCCGATGCTGGCCTGAAAACGCTTGGATTCGATATCGACACCAGAAAAGTCACCGCCTTGAATTCTGGTCAAAGTTACATTCGACAGATTCCCGATACCGATATCCAACGGATGCAATCGCGTGGGTTTGAAGCTACAGACCGCTACGACCGACTTGGCGAAGTCGATGTAGTGCTGATTTGCGTTCCCACCCCACTAACCGAATCTCGAGAGCCTGACCTGAAATATGTGGAAGAATCCACTTATGCTATTGCAGGCCAACTACGCCGCGGTCAACTGATTGTATTGGAAAGCACCACCTATCCGGGTACCACGCGGCAAGTGTGCCAACCTATCCTTGAACGCACCAATCTGCGTGCGGGCCACGATTTCTTTCTGGCCTTCAGCCCGGAACGTGAAGACCCGGGAAATCCCAAGCACGGCCTGGCTTCCATACCAAAAATTGTTGGTGGGTGCGACCTGAGGTCCAGCGAACTAGCCACTGCTCTGTACCAGACAATCGTACCCGAAGTGGTAACGGTAAGCTCTGCCGAAGTGGCGGAGGCTTCCAAAATCCTGGAAAACACCTACCGTGCGGTCAATATTGCACTCGTTAACGAAATGAAGATGCTTTATGACCGCATGGACATCAATGTCTGGGAAGTGATCGACGCCGCCAAAACAAAACCGTTCGGGTTTCAGGCGTTTTATCCGGGCCCTGGCCTGGGTGGGCACTGCATCCCGATTGATCCGTTCTACCTGACCTGGTTGGCACGAAAACATGGCATGAACACTCGTTTCATCGAGCTTGCAGGTGAAATCAACACCTCGATGCCGGAATACGTGGTGGCCCAGGTAATGGATCGCTTGAATGATGCCGGCAAAGCATTGAAAGGCAGCAAAATTATGCTGCTGGGCATGGCCTACAAAAAGAATGTCGACGACCCACGGGAGTCACCAGGATTCGAATTAATGAACCTGCTGCTCAAAAAGGGGGCGAAAGTTCAGTACCACGACCCGTATATCCCGGTGCTGCCCAAAATGCGACGCTGGCCGCACTTACGGATGGAAAGCTCCCCCTATCAGCGGGAAATTCTCGCCGCACAGGATGCCGTGATTGTTGTTACCGATCATAGCGACATTGACTACCAACTACTTTGCGATGCAGCACCGCTGGTGATTGATACTCGCAACGCCACGAAAAGCTGCCAGCACCACAATAATGTGTTCCGTGCGTAA